In Ptychodera flava strain L36383 chromosome 21, AS_Pfla_20210202, whole genome shotgun sequence, a genomic segment contains:
- the LOC139121938 gene encoding small ribosomal subunit protein uS19-like isoform X1: protein MGENAEQEAPKKKRTFRKYLYRGVDLDQLLDMSNEQLMEMFPARIRRKLSRGLKRKPLALMKKLRKAKKECAYLEKPEVVKTHLRNMIILPEMVGSMVGVYNGKTFNQVEVKPEMIGHYLGEFSITYKPVKHGRPGIGATHSSRFIPLK, encoded by the exons ATGGGTGAAAAT GCCGAACAAGAAGCGCCAAAGAAGAAGCGTACGTTCAGGAAGTACCTTTACAGGGGTGTTGATCTTGATCAACTCCTTGATATGTCAAA TGAACAGCTTATGGAAATGTTTCCGGCACGTATCAGGAGGAAACTTAGCCGTGGCCTGAAACGAAAACCTCTTGCACTCATGAAAAAGCTGAGGAAAGCTAAGAAAGAATGTGCCTACTTGGAAAAACCAGAGGTTGTAAAGACCCACCTGCGTAATATGATCATTCTTCCTGAGATGGTTGGAAGTATGGTTGGTGTTTACAATGGCAAAACGTTCAACCAGGTGGAAGTCAAG CCTGAAATGATTGGTCACTATTTGGGTGAATTCAGCATCACATACAAACCAGTCAAGCATGGAAGACCTGGTATTGGAGCAACACATTCATCAAGATTTATTCCTCTGAAGTAA
- the LOC139121938 gene encoding small ribosomal subunit protein uS19-like isoform X2, protein MAEQEAPKKKRTFRKYLYRGVDLDQLLDMSNEQLMEMFPARIRRKLSRGLKRKPLALMKKLRKAKKECAYLEKPEVVKTHLRNMIILPEMVGSMVGVYNGKTFNQVEVKPEMIGHYLGEFSITYKPVKHGRPGIGATHSSRFIPLK, encoded by the exons ATG GCCGAACAAGAAGCGCCAAAGAAGAAGCGTACGTTCAGGAAGTACCTTTACAGGGGTGTTGATCTTGATCAACTCCTTGATATGTCAAA TGAACAGCTTATGGAAATGTTTCCGGCACGTATCAGGAGGAAACTTAGCCGTGGCCTGAAACGAAAACCTCTTGCACTCATGAAAAAGCTGAGGAAAGCTAAGAAAGAATGTGCCTACTTGGAAAAACCAGAGGTTGTAAAGACCCACCTGCGTAATATGATCATTCTTCCTGAGATGGTTGGAAGTATGGTTGGTGTTTACAATGGCAAAACGTTCAACCAGGTGGAAGTCAAG CCTGAAATGATTGGTCACTATTTGGGTGAATTCAGCATCACATACAAACCAGTCAAGCATGGAAGACCTGGTATTGGAGCAACACATTCATCAAGATTTATTCCTCTGAAGTAA